The genomic DNA CGTCGCAGAAAGCCCAATCCCCATCCTGTGCGGCGGCCACGGCGTCGTCGCCGGCGCAGTCCTGGCGCTGCTCGAGACTCTTTAGCTACCAGCCCTTCAGGTAGGCTTCCCAGTCGCGGTTGCGCTCCAGGTGAGGTGAGAACAGGTACACGACGGTGGCCACCGGCTCACGTGGCACGCGTTGCAGGGCCATTCGTGCTTCCTGAACCGTCCTTCCACCCTTGCGCAGGTTGCACGTCGGACAGGCTGCAACCAGGTTGTCCCAGCGATGCTCACCGCCGCGGTGGCGGGGCACCAGGTGGTCGATCGTCAGGCGGGAGGCACGGGCTCCGCAGTACTGACAGGTGAAGTTGTCCCGGCGGAAGATCTCTCTCTTGCTCAGGCGCACCCGGGGGCGGGGTCGCTTCACGATGTGCCCCAAGCGGATAACAGATGGGCGAGGGAGGGTCAAGCGCACGGTGTGCACATAGCCGCGGCCGTTGGCCAGCATCTCGGCCTTGCCGGCGACAAGCAGGGTCAGCGCCCGGCGCGTGGTGCACACGTTGAGCGGCTCGTAGTTGGCGTTGAGGACGAGGACGGGCTCGTTCATCCAGGGATCGCCGCAGTCCGGCGGATTATATCATCTGGCCGCGCTCGAGCGAGGCCAGGGAAGTGGCAGGGCATTCTCTCATTCGAGGGCACGGGTCGGGGCGGGCGCGGCCCGATTCTCGGATGGGAGAGGGTCTGAATGCTGAAAGCTCAGACCGCCTTTTGGCGGAGGTACGTGCCGAGGTAGTCCATGGCCGTGACGACCAGGGCAATGGCCAGAACCTCGGCGCTGGCAGCGCGGTAGTTGAGCAGGTTGGCGTTGTGCTGGAGCAGGAAGCCGATCCCGCCGCCGCCGGCGAAGCCGATGATCGTCGACATGCGCACGTTGATGTCTCAGCGATACATCGTCAGGGAGACGTACGTCGAGATGATCCGTGGCACGGCGGCATCGATGATCATCTGCAGGCGCGTCGCCCTCGTGGCGGTGACAGCTTCCATCGGCCCGGCGCTGATGGTCTCGACATCCTCCGAGAAGAGCTTCCCCAAGGCGGCGATCATGTGAAGGGAGAGCCCCAGGACCCTGGCGAAGGGGCCAATGCCGACCCAGACGGCTATGACGAGGTCCATGATCACTGGTTCGACGGCGAGCAGGACGTTGAGCACGGTATAACGGAGGCGGATCGGTTTCTTCTCCAAACTTGTGGGTTTGGAGAGAAAGGGAGAGAAGGGCGGACCCAAAGGACCGTTGGGCCGGTTGGGTGCCACCTCCCTTCTGGCTTGCGGGGATGCAGCTATCACAGCGCGAAAGCAGTCCGGCCGCAAACGGGCCAGGGCTTGTCGCCCCTGGGGGCGGGCGTTACAATCCTCAGCCTATGCCTCGCACCTACCAGCAAGCCCTGTCCTACTTGTACAGCTTCGTCGACTACAGCGCCGAACGGAGCTACCGCTACGCCCCGGACGTGTTCGACCTATCGCGGGTCGTGCTGCTGCTCGAGCGCCTGGGCAATCCGCATCAGGCCTATCGAAGCCTTCACGTGGCCGGCACCAAGGGCAAAGGCTCCGTCTCGTCGTTCCTGGCGGCAGCCCTGCGCCAGGCCGGGTACCGGACCGGGTTCTACAGCTCTCCGCACCTGGTCGACTTCCGGGAGCGGGTGCAGATCAACGGCAGGGTGATCCCCCAGGGTGATCTGGCGCAGCTGATCGACGAGCTCGAGCCGGTGGTCGCTCAGGTCCCGGACCTGACCATGTATGAGATTGTCACCGTCCTGGCCTTCCTGTACTTTGCCCGGCAGGGAGTGGAGTGTGCCGTCATCGAAGTCGGGTTGGGGGGTCGGCTCGACGCGACCAACGTCCTTCACCCGCTCGTTTCGGTGATCACCTCCCTCTCCTACGACCACACCCACCTGCTCGGGGACCGCCTTTCGGACATTGCGGGCGAGAAGGCCGGGATCATCAAGCCGGGCGTGCCGGTCGTGTTGGCGCCCCAGCAGCATGAAGCCGAGAATGTCGTGGCCCGGGTGGCTGAGGAGCGAGGCTCACCCCTGGTTCGGGTGGGCAAGGAGTGGCTGTATGCCCCGGGGGTGCATGCCCTGACCGGACAGTCGCTGTACATCTGGTCGGCGGCCGAGCAGGATCAGATGGATGCCTTCGTCGAGTCCGGCGGAGGAGTGGAATGGGTCCCTCCCCGCTACGAGATCCCGCTGCTGGGCTACCACCAGGTCACCAACTGCGCCGTGGCGTACGCCGCGCTGCAGGTGGCCCGCAGCCAGGGCCTGGAGGTTCCC from Anaerolineales bacterium includes the following:
- a CDS encoding HNH endonuclease, with protein sequence MNEPVLVLNANYEPLNVCTTRRALTLLVAGKAEMLANGRGYVHTVRLTLPRPSVIRLGHIVKRPRPRVRLSKREIFRRDNFTCQYCGARASRLTIDHLVPRHRGGEHRWDNLVAACPTCNLRKGGRTVQEARMALQRVPREPVATVVYLFSPHLERNRDWEAYLKGW
- a CDS encoding bifunctional folylpolyglutamate synthase/dihydrofolate synthase produces the protein MPRTYQQALSYLYSFVDYSAERSYRYAPDVFDLSRVVLLLERLGNPHQAYRSLHVAGTKGKGSVSSFLAAALRQAGYRTGFYSSPHLVDFRERVQINGRVIPQGDLAQLIDELEPVVAQVPDLTMYEIVTVLAFLYFARQGVECAVIEVGLGGRLDATNVLHPLVSVITSLSYDHTHLLGDRLSDIAGEKAGIIKPGVPVVLAPQQHEAENVVARVAEERGSPLVRVGKEWLYAPGVHALTGQSLYIWSAAEQDQMDAFVESGGGVEWVPPRYEIPLLGYHQVTNCAVAYAALQVARSQGLEVPEEAIRRGFAQTTWPGRFQVLSQDPIVILDAAHNRDSALKLRIALDDYFPGQFITMVFGASADKDLTGMFDELLPRVARLIATQADHARAAEAGDLATLAHGHGTRVEIVTPVSEAVGRGLKILRPDEVLLVTGSLFVVGDALRYWESLGKITAPSEAEVPA